In one Babylonia areolata isolate BAREFJ2019XMU chromosome 12, ASM4173473v1, whole genome shotgun sequence genomic region, the following are encoded:
- the LOC143288542 gene encoding alpha-ketoglutarate-dependent dioxygenase alkB homolog 4-like, giving the protein MAEAESCGCKGIRSCFICEGRKSDAGYKTAESSQPTIYTYCSECCIAFQETSTRHPEHHSNSMPFKGITILQDFISKEEEDLLQDHIYKAPFVLSQSGRRKQDFGPKVNFKKKKLRADKFSGLPSYAKFLYDRMQTHPELSDFLPVELCNLEYCADRGAAIDPHFDDFWLWGERLVTVNLLSDSLLSFTSDALPLVEVHVPLFRRSLIVVRGDARNVWKHGIHRHHITGTRIATTLRELTPEFLEGGERAEEGRSLLDVALRFQGISVAES; this is encoded by the exons ATGGCAGAGGCTGAATCGTGTGGTTGCAAAGGCATAcgttcttgttttatttgtgaAGGGAGGAAATCCGATGCTGGATATAAAACAGCTGAA TCCAGTCAGCCAACGATATACACATACTGCAGTGAATGCTGCATTGCTTTCCAAGAGACATCTACCCGGCATCCTGAGCACCACAGCAACAGCATGCCTTTTAAAGGCATCACCATTCTCCAAGacttcatttccaaagaagagGAGGATCTTCTTCAAGATCACATTTACAAAGCGCCCTTTGTTTTGTCTCAGTCTGGACGAAGGAAGCAg GACTTTGGGCCCAAGGTGAAtttcaagaagaagaaacttcGTGCAGACAAGTTCAGCGGTTTGCCCAGCTATGCCAAGTTCCTGTACGACAGAATGCAGACCCATCCGGAGTTATCCGACTTTCTGCCCGTGGAGTTGTGCAACCTGGAGTACTGTGCGGACAGGGGCGCGGCGATTGATCCTCACTTTGACGACTTCTGGCTGTGGGGAGAGCGACTGGTGACGGTCAACCTACTGTCGGATTCCCTGCTGTCTTTCACCAGTGATGCTCTGCCCCTTGTCGAGGTTCATGTTCCCCTTTTCCGGCGGTCTTTGATCGTGGTCAGAGGAGACGCCCGGAACGTGTGGAAGCACGGAATTCATCGTCACCATATCACCGGGACGAGGATTGCCACCACTCTTCGAGAGCTGACGCCAGAGTTtttagagggaggggagagagcggagGAAGGGAGAAGTCTTCTGGATGTCGCACTGAGATTCCAGGGGatttctgtggcagagtcataA